One window of the Leptospiraceae bacterium genome contains the following:
- the rfaE2 gene encoding D-glycero-beta-D-manno-heptose 1-phosphate adenylyltransferase: MNYLERIESKLIFQRDHLQEIVSSLKNQNQRIVFTNGCFDILHRGHVYYLAKAKELGDILIIGINSDESVRRLKGQNRPINTLQDRMFLLASLEFVDYVTFFSEETPIELIKVIQPHIHVKGGDYQKEQLPETPIVEQYGGNVKIIPYVKGYSTTNIITRMK, encoded by the coding sequence ATGAACTATCTCGAAAGAATCGAATCAAAATTGATCTTTCAAAGAGATCACCTGCAAGAGATTGTTTCTTCCCTCAAAAATCAAAACCAAAGGATTGTTTTTACTAATGGATGTTTTGATATTCTTCATAGAGGACATGTTTACTATTTAGCGAAAGCAAAAGAATTAGGAGACATTTTGATTATAGGTATCAATAGTGATGAATCTGTTAGACGTCTGAAAGGTCAAAATCGACCTATTAACACTTTACAAGATCGTATGTTTTTACTTGCCTCTCTTGAATTTGTGGATTATGTGACTTTTTTTTCAGAAGAAACTCCGATTGAGCTAATCAAAGTTATCCAACCCCATATACACGTAAAAGGAGGAGATTATCAAAAAGAACAACTCCCCGAAACACCCATCGTAGAACAATACGGTGGAAACGTAAAAATCATTCCATATGTAAAGGGATATTCAACAACAAACATCATCACAAGAATGAAATAA
- the hisC gene encoding histidinol-phosphate transaminase, with protein sequence MKGYVPGLQLNYKVIKLNTNENPYPLPDFLIKAIQDFVKENIFHLYPDPESKILREKLAKIYKKNKENILIGNGSDEILSIVFRGFLQKGDRILILDPSYSLYPVLAEALQVDVISVPLKSDFTVDLDLVIHHAKLYQPKLLVITNPNAPTGIAMSRNEILFLYNETQLPMLVDEAYVFFGGETIMYEAGSEDYPLLMACSTFSKAFSSAGLRLGWLIANPVWIKQFDKIRDSYNINIFTQKVGEMILNEWDYFHSRIQEIIQTREWFIEKLKDLNFFTLPSKTNFVFTSPPDQNAQKLYEKLLTKNILVRYFSQIPAFLRITIGTKEQMEVVYEEIYKIHS encoded by the coding sequence ATGAAAGGTTATGTTCCCGGTCTTCAACTAAATTATAAAGTTATCAAGCTTAATACAAACGAAAACCCTTATCCTTTACCAGATTTTTTGATCAAAGCCATTCAAGACTTTGTAAAAGAAAACATTTTTCATTTATATCCTGATCCAGAGTCAAAAATACTTCGAGAAAAATTAGCAAAAATTTATAAAAAAAACAAAGAAAATATACTGATTGGGAATGGTTCGGATGAAATCCTTTCTATAGTATTTCGAGGGTTTCTCCAAAAAGGAGATCGGATTTTGATTCTTGATCCTTCTTATAGTTTATATCCTGTATTAGCGGAAGCTCTCCAAGTAGACGTAATTTCGGTTCCTCTAAAGTCAGATTTTACAGTTGACTTGGATTTAGTAATACATCACGCAAAATTATATCAACCCAAATTACTTGTGATTACCAATCCCAATGCCCCCACTGGAATTGCCATGAGTAGAAACGAAATCCTTTTTTTGTATAATGAAACTCAGCTTCCAATGTTAGTAGATGAAGCTTATGTATTTTTTGGTGGAGAAACCATCATGTATGAGGCAGGTTCAGAAGACTATCCTTTATTGATGGCATGTAGCACATTTTCGAAGGCTTTTTCTTCAGCAGGTTTGAGATTAGGTTGGCTAATAGCAAATCCAGTTTGGATCAAACAATTCGATAAAATCCGAGATTCTTACAATATCAATATTTTTACTCAAAAAGTGGGAGAAATGATTTTAAATGAATGGGACTATTTCCATTCAAGAATTCAAGAAATCATACAAACGAGGGAGTGGTTTATAGAAAAGTTAAAAGATCTGAATTTTTTTACTCTACCTTCAAAAACGAATTTTGTATTTACAAGTCCACCAGATCAAAATGCTCAAAAATTATACGAGAAATTACTAACAAAAAATATTTTGGTTCGTTACTTTTCGCAAATTCCTGCATTTTTGAGAATCACCATTGGAACAAAAGAACAAATGGAAGTCGTTTATGAGGAAATATATAAAATTCATTCTTAG
- the rfaE1 gene encoding D-glycero-beta-D-manno-heptose-7-phosphate kinase — MMSLNNQKTKQIIEKFKDIKILVVGDFMLDEYIFGKAERISPEAPVPIVEETHRKHIPGGAGNVFCNLKSLHITTYCAGTYGKDLEGEILLQKMKEFQLHSEENLLIPISKPTTRKSRIIATHQQICRLDREDRTPISKEILDELLKKITSIASKIDGIIISDYDKGVIVRELIEELVILGKRHQIPIAVDPQIGHFSSYQEVFIVTPNHIEAGRFLNRKIYNDQEIEQGGKEILEKLNCENVLITRGEKGMTLITKYETYHIPSVAKEVYDVTGAGDTVISVLMASYCASKDLLYSTFLSNHAAGIVVGRLGAATVKPEELLI; from the coding sequence ATGATGAGCCTGAATAACCAAAAGACAAAGCAAATCATCGAAAAGTTCAAAGATATAAAGATACTTGTGGTTGGAGACTTCATGTTGGATGAATACATTTTCGGGAAAGCCGAAAGGATTTCTCCCGAAGCTCCCGTTCCCATCGTTGAAGAAACTCATAGAAAACACATTCCCGGAGGTGCAGGAAATGTATTTTGTAATCTAAAATCTTTACATATAACCACCTATTGTGCTGGAACTTATGGAAAAGATTTAGAAGGTGAGATTCTACTACAAAAAATGAAAGAATTTCAGCTCCATTCAGAAGAAAACTTGCTAATACCTATTTCCAAACCTACAACGAGAAAATCAAGAATTATAGCAACTCATCAACAAATATGCAGATTAGATCGAGAAGATCGAACTCCAATATCGAAAGAAATACTTGATGAATTATTAAAAAAAATCACTTCCATTGCATCAAAAATCGATGGCATCATTATCTCTGATTACGACAAAGGGGTGATTGTTCGTGAATTGATAGAGGAGCTGGTGATTCTGGGGAAAAGGCACCAGATTCCAATTGCGGTAGATCCCCAAATAGGTCATTTTTCTTCTTATCAAGAAGTTTTCATCGTAACTCCAAATCATATCGAAGCAGGTAGATTTTTAAATAGAAAAATCTACAACGATCAAGAGATTGAGCAAGGTGGAAAGGAAATTCTAGAAAAACTAAATTGTGAGAATGTACTTATCACTCGAGGAGAAAAAGGAATGACGTTAATCACAAAATATGAAACCTATCATATTCCCTCAGTAGCAAAAGAAGTTTATGACGTAACAGGAGCAGGAGACACGGTGATTTCAGTTCTTATGGCATCTTATTGCGCAAGTAAAGATTTATTGTATTCAACATTCTTGAGTAATCATGCAGCTGGGATAGTTGTAGGAAGATTAGGAGCGGCAACCGTAAAACCCGAAGAATTGTTGATATAG
- the murJ gene encoding murein biosynthesis integral membrane protein MurJ, giving the protein MSSSAKASVKLTFLTFISRILGLIRDHLLARSFGTGIYSTYWEIAYMFPNMLRNLLAEGVLSQSFVPLYSSSLKESEEKAKRDFGIIVVVVGIFVGFVVLFGIFLFPIVLPYYVGKPKEEIELLILVSQIVFPFIFFISLSSVYAGVLNTHQKYVVPTLSPILLNIDFIITLLLVGVLSHFYFFPKDKVLILLGVMVVVGAVFVLGMHVYFVHKYQWSPKFFFTKDFGNEPVIKDLLRLVVPAILGASIFQLNQLIDIFLASYLVSIEGAIPALRFAHRLIQLPTGLIGVAISTTILPTIALFIRKDVSLEKIGQEVIFALRFSFFLTIPASLGLFLMGPWIVHFLFSGGLWDLGSTFITLWTLQFYSLGIPFYSANKILTSVYYAYQDTKTPIRILLFVVVSNLILNLLLIPFLQHGGLALSTSLSSLLNFILLIYFLRFKAIKLPFDLLKDFLKKQAILMILMFLFLSVVLFWFPFPFQENRFDVDFLFQLNQLDHETLKAPEEIPSRWVSLWVLVLAIGGSILLYFSLSKVYLKEEMNIILSYLQRKKMA; this is encoded by the coding sequence GTGAGTTCTAGTGCTAAAGCTTCTGTAAAACTGACTTTTTTGACTTTCATTTCTCGGATATTGGGGCTAATTCGAGATCATTTGTTAGCAAGATCCTTTGGAACGGGAATTTATTCTACTTACTGGGAAATAGCCTATATGTTTCCCAACATGCTAAGAAACTTATTGGCAGAAGGAGTTCTTTCTCAATCCTTTGTTCCCTTGTATTCTTCTTCGCTAAAAGAATCTGAAGAGAAAGCAAAACGAGATTTTGGGATAATCGTGGTGGTAGTTGGGATATTCGTTGGGTTCGTGGTGCTTTTTGGGATTTTTCTTTTTCCGATTGTGTTGCCTTACTATGTAGGCAAGCCCAAAGAGGAGATCGAACTTTTGATTTTGGTTTCTCAAATAGTGTTTCCTTTTATTTTTTTTATTAGCCTTTCTTCCGTTTATGCGGGGGTTCTGAATACCCATCAAAAATATGTGGTCCCAACTTTGTCGCCAATCCTACTTAATATTGATTTTATTATTACTTTACTTCTTGTAGGGGTTTTATCGCATTTTTATTTTTTCCCGAAAGATAAGGTTTTGATTCTTTTGGGGGTGATGGTAGTAGTAGGAGCTGTCTTTGTTTTAGGAATGCATGTTTATTTTGTTCATAAGTATCAATGGAGTCCTAAGTTCTTTTTTACAAAGGATTTTGGGAATGAACCCGTCATAAAGGATTTGCTTCGATTGGTGGTGCCTGCGATTTTGGGAGCAAGCATTTTTCAGTTAAATCAACTCATAGATATTTTTTTAGCAAGCTATTTGGTTTCGATTGAAGGGGCTATCCCAGCTTTGAGGTTCGCCCATCGTTTGATTCAATTACCCACTGGTTTGATTGGGGTTGCCATATCTACTACGATTTTACCTACGATTGCTTTGTTTATTCGTAAGGACGTATCCCTCGAGAAAATAGGACAAGAAGTGATTTTTGCTTTGAGGTTTTCTTTCTTCTTGACCATTCCCGCCTCCTTAGGACTTTTTTTGATGGGTCCTTGGATTGTTCATTTTTTGTTCTCTGGTGGACTTTGGGATTTAGGTTCTACTTTCATTACTTTGTGGACCTTACAGTTTTATTCATTGGGGATTCCTTTTTATAGTGCGAATAAAATATTGACTTCGGTTTATTATGCATATCAAGATACAAAAACTCCCATTCGGATTTTACTTTTTGTGGTTGTTTCGAACTTGATTTTGAACTTACTTTTGATACCGTTTTTACAACATGGTGGTTTGGCTTTGAGCACTTCCTTGAGCTCTCTTTTGAATTTTATTTTGCTAATTTATTTTCTGCGATTTAAAGCCATAAAATTGCCTTTTGACCTCCTCAAAGACTTTTTGAAAAAACAAGCCATTTTGATGATTCTAATGTTTTTGTTTTTGAGTGTTGTTTTATTCTGGTTTCCTTTTCCGTTTCAAGAAAATCGTTTTGATGTTGATTTTCTTTTCCAGTTGAATCAGCTAGATCATGAAACCCTAAAAGCTCCAGAAGAAATCCCCAGTCGCTGGGTCTCGCTATGGGTTTTGGTTCTCGCTATTGGCGGAAGTATCCTTCTATATTTTTCTCTTTCTAAGGTGTATCTCAAAGAAGAAATGAATATCATCCTTAGCTACTTACAAAGAAAAAAAATGGCATAA
- a CDS encoding FAD-dependent oxidoreductase: MDKKHIVVAGSGFAGLESAFVIRYLFRHNKDKIKITIVSNEENFLFRPNTIYIPFGTDPKELEIPLKEVLPKHNIDFIVDPVEGVEPKESKLYTKNHKIDFDYLVIATGAAMRPEEVPGLKEYANTIWTSQDMLNLGKSLNQAIERAKNNQNTHILFLVPPNNKCSGPLYEMVMMIDTHLRREKVRNKIEMTWTTYEESYIQAFGPRLDEVVIQEFIERNIKGHKMYVVKEILSNKVIYQNGEEIPYDVLISFPPYIASVFYKNLPSDDRGFIETNFEDRSVKGFNNIFAPGDAGDFPVKQAFLAFLQADAVANKIFADITNNPVNNLFDPVSMCIMEQFDKATFAQVPLKLTGDKNKPVEVDQSRIDLYKVGVSPMWRVGKKFLGLYLPTRFRNADPFHAGTAWKTMEIGLHAMSSILAD, translated from the coding sequence ATGGATAAAAAACACATCGTTGTTGCTGGTAGTGGATTTGCTGGTTTAGAAAGTGCTTTCGTAATCAGGTATCTTTTTAGGCACAACAAAGACAAAATTAAAATCACCATTGTTTCTAATGAAGAAAATTTTCTTTTTCGTCCAAACACAATCTATATCCCTTTTGGCACTGATCCAAAAGAATTAGAAATCCCTCTAAAAGAAGTTCTTCCTAAACACAACATTGATTTTATTGTTGATCCTGTTGAAGGTGTTGAACCAAAAGAAAGTAAACTCTATACAAAAAATCATAAGATAGATTTTGATTATCTCGTAATAGCAACAGGAGCTGCAATGAGACCAGAAGAGGTTCCCGGTTTAAAAGAATATGCAAATACCATATGGACCTCACAAGATATGTTAAATTTAGGGAAATCTTTAAATCAAGCGATAGAACGTGCAAAAAACAATCAAAACACTCATATTTTGTTTTTAGTTCCGCCTAATAACAAATGTTCCGGTCCGCTTTACGAAATGGTGATGATGATCGACACTCATCTAAGAAGGGAGAAGGTTCGCAATAAAATAGAAATGACATGGACAACTTACGAAGAAAGCTATATCCAAGCTTTTGGTCCGAGATTAGATGAAGTAGTCATCCAAGAATTTATAGAAAGAAACATAAAAGGACATAAAATGTATGTAGTGAAAGAAATACTATCAAATAAAGTGATTTATCAAAATGGAGAAGAAATCCCTTATGATGTTTTGATTTCATTCCCACCTTATATTGCCAGTGTTTTTTATAAGAATCTTCCTTCTGACGATCGAGGCTTCATTGAAACCAATTTTGAAGATCGTTCTGTTAAAGGATTCAATAACATTTTTGCTCCCGGCGATGCAGGTGATTTCCCTGTTAAGCAAGCCTTCTTAGCATTTTTACAAGCTGATGCTGTTGCAAATAAAATCTTTGCTGATATTACGAATAATCCAGTTAATAACCTTTTTGATCCCGTCTCCATGTGTATAATGGAACAGTTTGACAAAGCAACCTTCGCTCAAGTTCCTTTGAAATTAACTGGTGATAAGAACAAACCTGTAGAAGTCGATCAAAGCCGAATTGATTTGTATAAAGTTGGTGTTTCTCCCATGTGGAGAGTTGGGAAGAAGTTTTTAGGATTATATTTACCTACAAGATTCCGTAATGCGGATCCATTCCACGCAGGAACTGCTTGGAAAACAATGGAAATTGGCTTACATGCTATGTCGTCTATATTAGCAGATTAA
- a CDS encoding aldehyde dehydrogenase family protein — protein MSVIIQNNEIININPATGEEINRLPIMNKEEVETIIIKAKEYFSIWSKYSLSERAEFLKRLQKQITKDMDELVKTICEETGKTEMDGVVEVFTVLEHLNYVIKKGPKFLKDEKRSTGIFFHKKAYVSFIPKGVVGIISPWNYPFILTAGPLVQALMAGNTVIIKPSEVTPNTSLKLREIAIKAGIPENAIFVVTGDGRTGSYLVESPHTDLICFTGSTATGRKIAEICGKMLKPVILELGGKDPMIIFEDANLKRAAKAAIWGGFSNSGQTCIAVERVIVQETIYEKFIEILKKELSQIKQGMPHEDVSMGSMAFEKQYQIVSEHIQEAMNSGAKLITSEIKTPKKGFFLSPVILTDVKDDMKVWKEETFGPVIAIRTFRTEEEAIQMANQTNYGLNASVWTKDIQRAKRVTRAIQSGALCINDVMVNYIISDLPFGGVKESGLGRVYGKEGLRAFTNMQSVLVDGWNLPFELWWFPYTKRIKNLFKKFIKIYFG, from the coding sequence ATGAGCGTTATCATACAAAATAATGAAATCATCAATATCAACCCGGCAACAGGAGAAGAAATCAATCGACTTCCCATCATGAACAAAGAAGAAGTCGAAACGATTATAATCAAAGCAAAAGAATACTTTTCTATTTGGAGCAAGTATTCTTTGAGCGAAAGAGCTGAATTCTTAAAGCGACTTCAAAAACAAATCACAAAAGACATGGATGAATTAGTAAAAACCATCTGCGAAGAGACAGGAAAAACCGAAATGGACGGTGTAGTCGAGGTTTTTACTGTTTTAGAACATTTGAATTATGTCATCAAAAAAGGTCCGAAATTTCTAAAAGATGAAAAACGTTCAACAGGGATATTCTTTCACAAAAAGGCTTATGTTTCTTTCATTCCTAAAGGGGTAGTAGGGATTATTAGTCCATGGAATTATCCATTCATTTTAACGGCAGGACCTTTAGTTCAAGCATTGATGGCAGGAAATACCGTAATCATCAAGCCATCAGAAGTCACACCTAACACATCCCTCAAGCTAAGAGAAATAGCCATCAAAGCTGGCATACCCGAAAATGCCATTTTTGTTGTCACTGGTGATGGAAGAACCGGTTCTTATTTAGTGGAGTCTCCTCATACGGATTTGATTTGCTTTACGGGGTCAACAGCCACTGGGCGAAAAATTGCAGAAATTTGTGGGAAAATGCTAAAACCAGTGATTTTGGAGTTAGGTGGCAAGGACCCTATGATCATTTTTGAAGATGCTAACCTAAAGAGAGCAGCCAAAGCAGCAATATGGGGTGGGTTTTCTAACTCTGGTCAAACTTGCATTGCTGTTGAAAGAGTAATAGTTCAAGAAACCATATACGAAAAGTTCATAGAAATCCTTAAAAAAGAACTTTCTCAAATCAAACAAGGGATGCCTCATGAAGATGTAAGTATGGGTTCCATGGCTTTTGAAAAACAATATCAAATTGTTTCTGAACATATCCAAGAGGCGATGAACTCTGGAGCAAAATTAATTACTTCAGAAATAAAGACTCCAAAAAAAGGTTTCTTTCTTTCCCCCGTGATTTTGACGGATGTTAAAGATGATATGAAAGTTTGGAAGGAAGAAACTTTTGGTCCTGTAATAGCCATAAGAACTTTTCGAACCGAAGAGGAAGCCATACAAATGGCTAACCAAACGAACTATGGATTGAATGCATCAGTTTGGACCAAAGATATCCAACGTGCTAAAAGAGTAACAAGAGCTATCCAAAGTGGTGCTTTGTGTATCAATGATGTGATGGTAAATTACATTATTTCTGATCTTCCTTTTGGAGGTGTTAAAGAAAGTGGCTTGGGACGTGTATATGGAAAAGAAGGTTTGAGAGCTTTTACCAACATGCAGTCGGTTTTAGTGGATGGTTGGAATCTACCTTTTGAGTTGTGGTGGTTTCCTTATACGAAAAGAATAAAAAATTTATTTAAAAAATTTATAAAAATTTACTTTGGTTAG
- the dxs gene encoding 1-deoxy-D-xylulose-5-phosphate synthase: protein MNPSKYPYLSKVDYPEDFRNFSLKELNFLCQDIREYLIETVSETGGHFASNLGVVELTVALHYVFNTPKDKLIWDTGHQTYPHKILTGRKHQLKSVRKFKGISGFPKREESEYDLFNTGHAGTSISQVVGEAIARDLKGEDYKCIAVIGDASIASGMAFEALNHAGHIQTDCLVILNDNDMSISKNVGALNQYLNKIVMSNFYNKSRVLWYKFLYWLPIIGPALKFFSEKFERAIKDFLLPGSLFEDFGFRYFGPIDGHNLKELIEALKKVKIMKGPILLHVITQKGKGYQPAEKNPVEFHSVTKFNRNDGILTKENPNSISFSNIVGKTLIEIFKKNPRAVAITPAMIEGSGLRKLHETFPNRVFDVGIAEQHSIAFSGALASGGLVPYMCIYSTFLNRGIDQLIQDVALMNLPVKLVIDRGGCVGPDGETHQGLYDLGYLYAIPNLRLYAPATGAELQAILKFVEKDELGPIAIRFPKAEENIDNLSQEVDVSNLTPEILYSTNHPTKVTVAIVTIGVMRSVGLELQQILRKESYQSVLIAMRWVKPFDKNALENTIKNAQFLIFIEDSYEFASASMAILEQLSPEAKGKHLKTFAFPSLPIEHGTRNEIFDKYGISSKNISQYLFEVFEKEVKSAISF, encoded by the coding sequence ATGAATCCTAGTAAATATCCATATTTAAGCAAAGTCGATTATCCAGAAGACTTCAGAAACTTTTCTCTCAAAGAGTTAAATTTCCTTTGTCAGGATATACGAGAATATCTGATCGAAACAGTCTCAGAAACAGGAGGTCATTTTGCCTCAAATTTGGGGGTAGTAGAACTCACTGTGGCATTACACTATGTCTTTAACACCCCAAAAGATAAATTGATTTGGGACACTGGTCATCAAACGTATCCTCACAAAATTCTCACAGGACGAAAACATCAACTGAAAAGCGTTAGAAAATTCAAAGGAATCTCAGGTTTTCCCAAGCGGGAAGAATCAGAATATGACTTATTCAATACTGGGCATGCGGGAACATCGATTTCTCAAGTTGTAGGAGAAGCCATAGCACGTGATCTCAAGGGCGAGGACTATAAGTGTATTGCTGTTATTGGTGATGCTTCAATTGCTAGTGGCATGGCTTTTGAAGCTCTTAATCACGCTGGGCACATCCAAACCGATTGCTTAGTTATATTGAACGATAATGACATGTCCATTTCAAAGAACGTTGGTGCTTTGAACCAATACTTGAATAAAATTGTCATGTCGAATTTCTATAACAAATCCCGTGTATTGTGGTATAAGTTTCTCTATTGGCTTCCAATCATAGGACCTGCTTTGAAATTTTTTTCTGAGAAGTTTGAGCGTGCTATCAAAGACTTTTTACTTCCAGGAAGTCTTTTTGAAGATTTTGGTTTTCGATATTTTGGTCCTATCGACGGTCATAACTTGAAAGAGCTGATTGAAGCCCTCAAAAAAGTAAAAATCATGAAAGGTCCCATTCTCTTGCATGTAATCACCCAAAAAGGAAAAGGATACCAACCTGCTGAGAAAAATCCCGTAGAATTTCATAGTGTGACAAAGTTCAACCGAAATGATGGTATTCTCACAAAAGAGAACCCCAATTCTATTAGTTTTAGTAATATTGTTGGAAAAACTTTGATAGAAATTTTCAAAAAAAATCCAAGAGCTGTAGCTATCACTCCTGCTATGATTGAAGGTTCAGGCTTGAGGAAACTTCACGAAACCTTCCCTAATCGTGTTTTTGATGTGGGTATTGCTGAGCAACATTCTATTGCTTTTTCGGGAGCTCTAGCATCAGGCGGTTTAGTTCCTTATATGTGTATCTACTCTACTTTTTTGAATCGTGGCATTGATCAACTTATTCAAGACGTAGCTCTGATGAATTTACCTGTTAAACTGGTGATCGATCGTGGAGGATGTGTAGGACCTGATGGAGAGACTCATCAAGGACTTTATGACTTAGGGTATTTATATGCTATCCCCAATTTGAGATTATATGCACCAGCAACAGGAGCTGAGTTACAAGCCATATTGAAATTCGTTGAAAAAGATGAACTCGGCCCCATTGCCATTCGTTTCCCAAAAGCAGAAGAAAACATAGACAATTTATCTCAAGAAGTAGATGTATCAAATCTAACTCCAGAAATTTTATACAGCACAAATCATCCTACAAAAGTCACAGTGGCAATAGTCACTATTGGAGTAATGAGAAGTGTTGGGTTAGAACTACAACAAATCTTGAGAAAAGAAAGTTATCAATCGGTATTGATTGCCATGAGGTGGGTCAAACCCTTTGATAAAAATGCTTTAGAAAATACCATCAAAAATGCCCAATTTTTGATATTCATTGAAGATTCATACGAATTTGCCAGTGCCTCAATGGCAATCCTAGAACAACTCTCTCCTGAAGCAAAAGGCAAACACTTAAAAACCTTTGCCTTCCCATCATTACCTATAGAACATGGAACAAGAAATGAAATTTTTGATAAATATGGTATAAGTAGCAAAAATATCAGCCAATACTTGTTCGAAGTCTTTGAAAAAGAAGTAAAAAGTGCGATTTCATTTTAG
- a CDS encoding ATP-dependent DNA helicase, translated as MDKVRPIFENANLWKQIFPNYQIRESQVRLAEAIYQAIQEESFLVAEAGTGTGKTLAYLIASILATQNEKILISTETKTLQNQILYKDLPIVEKVLQTKIHAEIAFGSMNYICKRRLQEFLNSEQVSKFSDKVEIEDFKEWEKQTQRGLIFEYPKELPKNFIDEVVRIPDLCLKNQCPNFNISYYFLEKKKWEKAKILIVNHHLLASHIISNFTLLPKFEIAIIDEAHSFPQIFREQSLQCLSSQELKSFFKKHQIPNVGLIDEFFNEIKKQIFSNHQNQELKIRIKNRIHHPSLLSLLNQLIDIKGELENKQNHILELFPESKTEERNKKELELEQSKAYLNQIENILNTLYEGPKYNYVHYFESDPSGLDGRICITPVEVGSDIKEKFLQVLNCVIFTSATLSVNQKFNYFNEKVGLDDYAKDQFRYNSILVPSPFVYKKQALVYIPKNLNPDSPQYVENITKEIFRHLELLQGNILVIFTSKKTLNDVYKKLTILDEYKNYLLSRNIKIFSQEILGAPMALKNYLENKNSVLFGLDTFRQGIDIAGDKLKGVILVKLPFLVPTDPIQEAQSEMEKEKERDYFLSVQIPEMIIKLKQGMGRLIRTETDKGIISILDSRIYQKQYGKFILNALSDYHIVNDFEELKKCYQENILVNL; from the coding sequence ATGGACAAAGTGAGACCGATATTTGAAAATGCTAATTTATGGAAACAAATCTTTCCTAATTACCAAATCCGAGAAAGTCAAGTTCGATTAGCAGAAGCCATTTATCAAGCAATCCAAGAAGAATCTTTTTTAGTAGCAGAAGCTGGAACAGGAACGGGAAAAACCCTTGCTTACCTTATTGCAAGTATCCTTGCTACTCAAAATGAAAAAATCTTAATCAGTACCGAAACCAAAACTCTCCAAAATCAAATCCTATACAAAGACTTACCTATAGTTGAAAAGGTTCTACAAACCAAAATCCATGCAGAAATTGCCTTTGGTTCCATGAATTATATATGTAAAAGAAGGCTTCAGGAATTTTTAAATTCTGAACAAGTATCCAAGTTTTCGGATAAAGTAGAGATTGAGGACTTTAAAGAATGGGAAAAGCAAACCCAAAGAGGGTTGATTTTTGAATATCCCAAAGAATTACCAAAAAATTTTATCGATGAAGTTGTGAGAATTCCCGATTTATGCTTAAAAAATCAATGTCCTAATTTCAATATATCATACTACTTTCTTGAAAAGAAAAAATGGGAAAAAGCCAAAATTCTCATTGTGAATCACCATCTTCTTGCTTCCCATATCATAAGTAACTTTACGTTACTTCCAAAATTCGAAATAGCAATTATCGACGAGGCTCATTCATTCCCCCAGATTTTTCGGGAACAAAGCCTTCAATGTTTGTCATCACAAGAACTAAAATCTTTTTTTAAAAAACATCAAATCCCGAACGTGGGATTGATCGATGAGTTTTTCAATGAAATCAAAAAACAAATTTTTTCGAATCACCAAAATCAAGAATTAAAAATCAGAATCAAGAATCGTATTCATCATCCTTCTTTGTTGAGCTTGCTTAATCAATTAATTGATATAAAAGGCGAATTAGAAAACAAACAAAATCACATATTAGAGTTGTTCCCAGAATCTAAAACTGAAGAGAGAAATAAAAAAGAATTGGAGTTAGAACAATCAAAAGCATACTTAAACCAGATTGAGAATATCCTGAACACCTTATATGAAGGACCGAAATACAATTACGTTCATTATTTTGAGTCTGATCCTTCGGGATTAGATGGAAGAATCTGCATTACCCCTGTTGAAGTTGGTTCTGACATTAAAGAAAAATTTCTGCAAGTATTAAATTGTGTGATCTTTACTTCCGCTACCCTTTCTGTAAATCAAAAGTTCAATTATTTCAATGAAAAAGTCGGATTAGATGATTATGCAAAAGATCAATTTAGATATAATAGCATTTTAGTTCCATCTCCTTTTGTGTATAAAAAACAAGCCTTAGTTTATATTCCCAAAAATTTAAACCCTGATTCACCTCAATATGTAGAAAACATAACTAAAGAAATTTTTCGTCACTTGGAGTTGCTACAAGGAAACATCTTAGTAATTTTTACATCAAAAAAAACCCTCAATGATGTTTATAAAAAGTTAACCATACTTGATGAATACAAGAATTATCTTCTGTCCAGAAACATAAAGATTTTCTCTCAAGAAATCTTGGGAGCTCCTATGGCATTGAAAAACTATTTGGAAAATAAAAATTCTGTTTTGTTTGGGCTTGATACTTTTCGTCAAGGAATTGATATAGCAGGCGATAAGTTGAAAGGCGTGATTTTAGTAAAACTTCCTTTCTTGGTGCCAACTGATCCTATACAAGAAGCCCAAAGTGAAATGGAAAAAGAAAAAGAACGTGATTATTTTCTTTCAGTTCAAATCCCCGAAATGATCATCAAACTAAAACAAGGGATGGGAAGGTTAATCCGAACAGAAACCGATAAAGGGATCATCTCAATTTTGGACTCAAGAATTTATCAGAAACAATACGGAAAATTCATCCTCAATGCACTATCAGACTATCACATAGTCAATGATTTTGAAGAACTTAAAAAATGCTATCAGGAAAATATATTGGTAAATTTATAA